Proteins from a genomic interval of Mycobacterium conspicuum:
- the rpsA gene encoding 30S ribosomal protein S1, protein MPSPTVTSPQVAVNDIGTSEDFLAAIDKTIKYFNDGDIVEGTIVKVDRDEVLLDIGYKTEGVIPARELSIKHDVDPNEVVTVGDEVEALVLTKEDKEGRLILSKKRAQYERAWGTIEALKEKDEAVKGTVIEVVKGGLILDIGLRGFLPASLVEMRRVRDLQPYIGKEIEAKIIELDKNRNNVVLSRRAWLEQTQSEVRSEFLNQLQKGTIRKGVVSSIVNFGAFVDLGGVDGLVHVSELSWKHIDHPSEVVQVGDEVTVEVLDVDMDRERVSLSLKATQEDPWRHFARTHAIGQIVPGKVTKLVPFGAFVRVEEGIEGLVHISELAERHVEVPDQVVAVGDDAMVKVIDIDLERRRISLSLKQANEDYHDEFDPAKYGMADSYDEQGNYIFPEGFDSETNEWLEGFDAQRNEWEARYAEAERRHKMHTTQMEKFAAAEAAGHGSEESSSSSAPQEKAAGGSLASDAQLAALREKLAGNA, encoded by the coding sequence ATGCCGAGTCCCACCGTCACCTCGCCGCAAGTAGCCGTCAACGACATAGGCACCAGCGAGGACTTTCTCGCCGCAATAGACAAAACGATCAAGTATTTCAACGATGGCGACATCGTCGAAGGCACGATCGTCAAAGTGGACCGGGACGAGGTGCTCCTCGACATCGGCTACAAGACCGAAGGGGTCATCCCCGCCCGCGAGCTCTCCATCAAGCACGATGTCGACCCCAACGAGGTCGTTACCGTCGGCGATGAGGTCGAGGCCCTCGTCCTCACCAAGGAGGACAAAGAGGGTCGGCTGATCCTGTCCAAGAAGCGCGCCCAGTACGAGCGCGCCTGGGGCACCATCGAGGCGCTCAAGGAGAAGGACGAGGCCGTCAAGGGCACCGTCATCGAGGTCGTCAAGGGCGGCCTGATCCTCGACATCGGGCTGCGTGGCTTCCTGCCCGCCTCGCTGGTCGAGATGCGCCGCGTGCGCGACCTGCAGCCGTACATCGGCAAGGAGATCGAGGCCAAGATCATCGAGCTGGACAAGAACCGCAACAACGTGGTGCTGTCGCGGCGCGCCTGGCTGGAGCAGACCCAGTCCGAGGTGCGCAGCGAGTTCCTCAACCAGCTGCAGAAGGGCACCATCCGCAAGGGTGTGGTCTCCTCGATCGTCAACTTCGGCGCGTTCGTCGACCTGGGCGGGGTGGACGGCCTGGTGCACGTCTCCGAGCTGTCCTGGAAGCACATCGACCACCCGTCCGAGGTGGTCCAGGTGGGCGACGAGGTGACCGTCGAGGTGCTCGACGTCGACATGGACCGCGAGCGGGTTTCGTTGTCGCTCAAGGCAACCCAGGAAGACCCGTGGCGGCACTTCGCCCGCACCCACGCCATCGGCCAGATCGTGCCGGGCAAGGTCACCAAGCTCGTTCCGTTCGGTGCGTTCGTCCGCGTCGAGGAGGGCATCGAGGGTCTGGTGCACATCTCCGAGCTGGCCGAGCGCCACGTCGAGGTGCCCGACCAGGTGGTCGCCGTCGGCGACGACGCGATGGTCAAGGTCATCGACATCGACCTGGAGCGTCGCCGAATCTCGTTGTCGCTCAAGCAAGCCAACGAGGACTACCACGACGAGTTCGACCCGGCGAAGTACGGCATGGCCGACAGCTACGACGAGCAGGGCAACTACATCTTCCCCGAGGGCTTCGACTCCGAAACCAACGAGTGGCTTGAGGGATTCGACGCCCAGCGTAACGAGTGGGAAGCGCGCTACGCCGAGGCCGAGCGCCGGCACAAGATGCACACCACGCAGATGGAGAAGTTCGCTGCCGCCGAGGCGGCCGGACACGGCTCCGAGGAATCGTCGTCCAGCAGCGCGCCGCAGGAAAAGGCCGCGGGTGGTTCGCTTGCCAGCGACGCCCAACTGGCCGCGCTGCGGGAAAAGCTCGCCGGCAACGCCTAA
- the polA gene encoding DNA polymerase I, which produces MLLDGNSLAFRAFYALPAENFKTRGGLTTNAVYGFTAMLINLLRDEAPTHIAAAFDVSRQTFRSERYPEYKANRSTTPDEFHGQIDITKEVLAALGITVLAEPGFEADDIIATLATQAENEGYRVLVVTGDRDSLQLVSDDVTVLYPRKGVSELTRFTPEAVVEKYGLTPAQYPDFAALRGDPSDNLPGIPGVGEKTASKWIVEYGSLQGLVDNVDAVRGKVGDALRAHVAGVILNRDLTELVKDVPLAQTPDTLRMQPWDRDQIHRLFDDLEFRVLRDRLFDTLAAVEPEVDEGFDVRGGALEPGTVAHWLAEHADDGRRAGLAVVGTHLPYDGDATALAIAAADGDGAYLETATLTPEDDAALAAWLADAAKPKALHEAKLAIHDLAGRGWTLNGVTSDTALAAYLVRPGQRSFTLDDLSLRYLRRELRAETSEQQQLSLLDDIEGTDEQAVQTSILRARAVADLADALDAELDRIDSTALLGEMELPVQQALADMESAGIAVDLGMLTELQSQFGDQIRDAAEAAYAVIGKQINLGSPKQLQVVLFDELEMPKTKRTKTGYTTDADALQSLFDKTGHPFLQHLLAHRDVTRLKVTVDGLLNAVAGDGRIHTTFNQTIAATGRLSSTEPNLQNIPIRTDAGRQIRDAFVVGKGYTELMTADYSQIEMRIMAHLSRDAGLIEAFNTGEDLHSFVASRAFGVPIEEVTAELRRRVKAMSYGLAYGLSAYGLSAQLKISTEEAKDQMDQYFARFGGVRDYLMEVVEQARKDGYTSTVLGRRRYLPELDSSNRQVREAAERAALNAPIQGSAADIIKVAMIEVDKALKAAGLASRMLLQVHDELLFEIAAGEREQVEALARDKMGGAYPLDVPLEVSVGYGRSWDAAAH; this is translated from the coding sequence ATGCTGCTGGACGGCAATTCGCTGGCGTTCCGGGCGTTCTACGCCCTGCCGGCGGAGAACTTCAAGACCCGCGGCGGGCTGACCACCAACGCGGTCTACGGCTTCACGGCGATGCTGATCAACCTGCTGCGCGACGAGGCCCCGACGCACATCGCCGCCGCATTCGACGTGTCGCGGCAGACGTTTCGCTCCGAGCGCTATCCGGAGTACAAGGCCAACCGCTCCACGACGCCCGACGAGTTCCACGGCCAGATCGACATCACCAAGGAAGTCCTTGCCGCACTGGGTATTACGGTGCTCGCCGAGCCCGGATTCGAGGCCGACGACATCATCGCGACGCTGGCCACCCAGGCCGAGAACGAGGGCTACCGGGTGCTGGTGGTCACCGGCGACCGCGACTCGCTGCAGTTGGTCAGCGACGACGTGACGGTGCTGTACCCGCGCAAGGGCGTCAGCGAGCTCACCCGCTTCACGCCCGAGGCCGTCGTCGAAAAGTACGGCCTGACCCCGGCGCAGTACCCGGACTTCGCCGCGCTGCGCGGCGATCCCAGCGACAACCTGCCCGGCATCCCGGGCGTGGGGGAGAAGACCGCCTCCAAGTGGATCGTGGAATACGGCTCGCTGCAGGGACTGGTCGACAACGTCGACGCGGTGCGCGGCAAGGTGGGCGACGCGCTGCGGGCGCATGTCGCCGGCGTCATCCTCAACCGCGACCTCACCGAGCTGGTCAAGGATGTGCCGCTGGCGCAGACCCCGGACACGCTGCGGATGCAGCCGTGGGACCGCGACCAAATTCACCGCCTCTTCGACGACCTGGAGTTCCGGGTGCTGCGCGACCGGCTGTTCGACACGCTGGCCGCCGTCGAGCCCGAGGTCGACGAGGGCTTCGACGTGCGCGGCGGCGCGCTGGAGCCCGGCACGGTGGCGCACTGGCTGGCCGAGCACGCCGACGACGGACGCCGGGCCGGGCTGGCCGTCGTCGGCACCCATCTGCCCTACGACGGCGACGCCACGGCGCTGGCCATCGCCGCGGCCGACGGCGACGGCGCCTACCTCGAGACCGCGACGTTGACCCCCGAGGACGACGCCGCGTTGGCGGCCTGGCTGGCCGACGCCGCCAAACCCAAAGCGCTGCACGAGGCGAAGCTGGCCATCCACGATCTCGCGGGCCGCGGCTGGACACTCAACGGCGTCACCTCCGACACCGCCCTGGCGGCCTACCTGGTGCGGCCCGGGCAGCGCAGCTTCACCCTGGACGACCTGTCGCTGCGCTACCTACGGCGCGAGCTGCGCGCGGAAACCAGTGAACAGCAACAACTTTCGCTGCTCGACGATATCGAGGGAACCGACGAACAGGCGGTCCAAACATCGATCCTGCGGGCCCGCGCCGTGGCGGATTTGGCCGACGCGCTGGACGCCGAACTGGACCGCATCGATTCCACCGCGCTGCTGGGCGAGATGGAACTGCCGGTCCAGCAGGCGCTGGCCGACATGGAGTCCGCCGGCATCGCCGTCGATCTGGGCATGCTCACCGAGCTGCAGAGCCAGTTCGGCGACCAGATCCGCGACGCCGCCGAGGCCGCCTACGCGGTGATCGGCAAGCAGATCAACCTGGGCTCACCCAAGCAGCTGCAGGTGGTGCTGTTCGACGAGCTCGAGATGCCGAAGACCAAGCGCACCAAGACCGGCTACACCACCGACGCCGACGCCCTGCAGTCGCTGTTCGACAAGACCGGGCACCCGTTTCTGCAGCACCTATTGGCCCACCGCGACGTGACCCGGCTCAAGGTCACCGTGGACGGGCTGCTGAACGCGGTGGCCGGCGACGGGCGCATCCACACCACCTTCAACCAGACGATCGCCGCCACCGGCCGGCTCTCCTCGACCGAGCCCAACCTGCAGAACATCCCGATCCGCACCGACGCCGGCCGCCAGATCCGCGACGCGTTCGTCGTCGGCAAGGGTTACACCGAGCTGATGACCGCCGACTACAGCCAGATCGAGATGCGGATCATGGCGCACCTGTCCCGCGACGCGGGCCTGATCGAGGCGTTCAACACCGGCGAGGACCTGCATTCGTTCGTGGCGTCGCGCGCGTTCGGCGTGCCGATCGAGGAGGTCACCGCCGAGCTGCGCCGCCGGGTCAAGGCGATGTCCTACGGCCTGGCCTACGGCCTGAGCGCGTACGGGTTGTCCGCGCAGCTGAAGATCTCCACCGAAGAGGCCAAGGACCAGATGGACCAGTACTTCGCCCGGTTCGGCGGGGTGCGCGACTACCTGATGGAGGTCGTCGAGCAGGCCCGCAAGGACGGCTACACGTCCACCGTGCTGGGCCGGCGGCGGTATTTGCCCGAGTTGGACAGCAGCAACCGCCAGGTCCGCGAGGCCGCCGAACGGGCGGCGCTCAACGCGCCGATCCAGGGCAGCGCGGCCGACATCATCAAGGTGGCGATGATCGAGGTCGACAAGGCGCTCAAGGCGGCCGGGCTGGCGTCGCGGATGCTGCTGCAGGTGCACGACGAGCTGTTATTCGAAATCGCGGCCGGCGAGCGGGAGCAGGTCGAGGCGCTGGCGCGCGACAAGATGGGTGGCGCGTACCCGCTCGACGTGCCGCTGGAGGTGTCGGTGGGATACGGCCGCAGCTGGGACGCGGCGGCCCATTAG
- the ligD gene encoding non-homologous end-joining DNA ligase: MTDLAGLPDSVRAALRDEPVPDWRAPTLATLTEKRFSDPKWIFERKFDGMRCLAFGDGDRVRLLSRNRKQLNGTYPELVDALAAQHVTRFVLDGEVVAFDGRRTSFERLQARLGITDPKVARASDVRVYYYVFDLLHLDGKSTVDVPLAWRKRLLRSAIDFTDPLRNAPHRVEDGIAAYRRACERGDEGVIAKLADSKYDGRRSPNWLKFKCVRDQEFVVGGYTAPKGSRIELGALLIGYYDDGALVYAGKVGTGFDEPTLRSLHKQLSRIGRDTPPFTRGLVRERDACWVRPELVVQIGFSEWTRDGKLRHPRYQGLRTDKEPRDVARETR; this comes from the coding sequence GTGACGGATCTCGCCGGCCTGCCCGACTCCGTGCGCGCCGCGCTGCGCGACGAGCCGGTGCCGGACTGGCGGGCGCCGACGCTGGCCACCCTGACCGAGAAGCGGTTTTCCGATCCGAAGTGGATCTTCGAGCGCAAATTCGACGGCATGCGTTGCCTGGCGTTCGGCGACGGCGACCGAGTCAGGCTGCTGTCTCGAAACCGTAAGCAGCTCAACGGGACCTACCCCGAGCTGGTCGACGCGCTCGCGGCGCAACACGTCACCCGTTTCGTCCTCGACGGCGAGGTGGTCGCGTTCGACGGCCGACGCACCAGCTTCGAGCGGCTGCAGGCCCGCCTGGGCATTACCGATCCGAAGGTGGCACGCGCCTCCGACGTCCGCGTCTACTACTACGTCTTCGATCTGTTGCACCTCGACGGCAAGTCCACCGTCGACGTGCCGCTGGCCTGGCGTAAACGCTTGCTGCGCAGCGCTATTGACTTCACGGATCCGCTGCGCAACGCCCCGCATCGCGTCGAGGACGGGATCGCGGCCTACCGTCGCGCCTGCGAACGCGGCGACGAAGGCGTGATCGCCAAGCTCGCCGACTCCAAGTACGACGGGCGCCGGTCGCCGAACTGGCTGAAGTTCAAGTGCGTCCGCGATCAGGAGTTCGTCGTCGGCGGCTATACCGCCCCCAAGGGCAGCCGGATCGAGTTGGGCGCCTTGCTGATCGGCTACTACGACGACGGCGCGCTGGTCTACGCCGGCAAGGTGGGCACCGGCTTCGACGAGCCCACCCTGCGCAGCCTGCACAAGCAGTTGTCCCGAATCGGGCGGGACACACCGCCGTTCACCCGGGGATTGGTGCGCGAACGCGACGCCTGCTGGGTGCGCCCCGAGCTGGTGGTGCAGATCGGCTTCAGCGAATGGACGCGCGACGGCAAGCTGCGCCACCCGCGCTATCAAGGCCTGCGCACCGACAAGGAGCCCCGCGACGTGGCAAGGGAGACACGCTGA
- the ligD gene encoding non-homologous end-joining DNA ligase yields the protein MPHIDVEVTHGDRVLFFSDGITKRDLVDYYCAVADTMLPHVKGRPLNVQRFPRGIGEKGFLQQDFDGSMPDWMNGIKVEKEGGTLVHAVAERPEALGWLANQNCITVHIWQSRRDRLHNPDRLVFDLDPSGDDFAVVRATARATAAVLDDLGLACYLQTTGSRGLHVVVPIRGDSDFDTARQFARDVAEVVVADDPDHRTLEARKYNRSDRVYLDVMRNAYAQTAVAPYSVRARAGAPVATPLEWDELDRRGLRADRFTLCDVPKRLREQGDPWADMSRHARALAGPRRRLDKLRA from the coding sequence ATGCCCCACATTGACGTTGAGGTCACCCACGGCGATCGGGTGCTGTTTTTCTCCGACGGGATCACCAAACGCGATCTCGTCGACTACTACTGCGCGGTGGCCGACACGATGCTGCCGCACGTCAAGGGCCGGCCGCTCAACGTGCAGCGGTTCCCGCGCGGCATCGGCGAAAAAGGGTTCCTGCAACAGGATTTCGACGGTTCGATGCCGGACTGGATGAACGGTATCAAGGTCGAGAAGGAAGGCGGCACGCTCGTGCATGCGGTGGCCGAACGCCCCGAAGCGCTCGGCTGGCTGGCCAACCAGAACTGCATCACGGTGCACATCTGGCAGTCACGCCGCGACCGGCTGCACAACCCCGACCGCCTGGTCTTCGACCTGGACCCGTCCGGTGACGACTTCGCCGTGGTGCGCGCGACGGCCCGTGCGACGGCCGCGGTGCTCGACGACCTCGGGCTGGCTTGCTATTTGCAGACCACCGGGTCGCGTGGGCTGCATGTGGTGGTGCCGATCCGCGGCGATTCCGACTTCGACACCGCGCGGCAATTCGCGCGGGACGTCGCGGAGGTCGTCGTCGCCGACGACCCCGACCACCGCACCCTGGAAGCCCGCAAATACAACCGCAGCGACCGCGTGTACCTCGATGTCATGCGAAACGCCTACGCGCAGACGGCGGTTGCGCCGTACTCGGTGCGCGCCCGCGCCGGCGCGCCGGTGGCCACCCCGCTGGAATGGGACGAACTGGACCGGCGGGGCTTGCGGGCGGATCGGTTCACCCTGTGCGACGTTCCCAAACGCCTGCGCGAGCAGGGCGATCCGTGGGCCGACATGTCCCGGCACGCCCGCGCACTCGCCGGCCCCCGGCGGCGCCTGGACAAGCTTCGTGCCTGA
- a CDS encoding lipid-transfer protein yields the protein MTAPEPLYILGAGMHPWGKWGRDFTEYGVVAARAALAEAGLDWRQIQLVAGADTIRNGYPGFIAGSTFAQKLGWNGVPVSSSYAACASGSQALQSARAHILAGFCDVALVVGADTTPKGAFAPVGGERKNDPDWQRFHLIGAMNPVYFALLARRRMDLYGATSEDFAAVKVKNSRHGLQNPNARYRKESSVEDVLASPVVSDPLRQLDICATSDGAAALIVASAEFARKHLGSLEGVPSVRAVSTVTPQYPQHLPELPDIATDSTAVVPGPDRVFKDQILDAAYAEAGIGPEDLSLAEVYDLSTALELDWYEHLGLCAKGEAEQLLRSGATAIGGRVPVNPSGGLACFGEAIPAQAIAQVCELTWQLRGQATGRQVEGATVGVTANQGLFGHGSSVIVAR from the coding sequence ATGACCGCACCCGAACCGCTGTACATCCTCGGCGCCGGCATGCACCCGTGGGGCAAGTGGGGCCGGGACTTCACCGAATACGGTGTCGTCGCCGCGCGCGCCGCGCTGGCCGAGGCCGGCCTGGATTGGCGGCAGATCCAGTTGGTCGCCGGCGCGGACACCATCCGCAACGGCTATCCGGGTTTCATCGCCGGATCGACGTTCGCGCAGAAGCTCGGCTGGAACGGTGTGCCGGTCAGCTCCAGCTACGCCGCGTGTGCCAGCGGCTCGCAGGCGTTGCAGAGCGCGCGCGCCCACATCCTGGCCGGGTTCTGCGACGTGGCGTTGGTAGTCGGTGCGGACACCACCCCGAAGGGCGCGTTCGCCCCCGTCGGCGGCGAACGCAAGAACGACCCCGACTGGCAGCGCTTCCACCTCATCGGCGCGATGAATCCGGTGTACTTCGCGCTGCTGGCGCGCCGGCGGATGGACCTCTACGGCGCGACGTCGGAGGACTTCGCCGCGGTGAAGGTGAAGAACTCGCGGCACGGCCTGCAGAACCCAAATGCCCGCTACCGCAAGGAATCCTCGGTCGAGGACGTGCTGGCCAGCCCGGTGGTTTCCGACCCGCTGCGGCAGCTGGACATCTGCGCCACCTCCGATGGGGCGGCGGCGTTGATCGTGGCCAGCGCGGAGTTCGCCCGCAAGCACCTGGGCTCGCTCGAGGGCGTGCCGTCGGTGCGCGCGGTGAGCACGGTGACACCGCAGTACCCGCAACACCTGCCCGAATTGCCGGACATCGCAACGGATTCCACCGCGGTGGTGCCCGGGCCCGATCGGGTGTTCAAGGACCAGATCCTGGATGCGGCCTACGCCGAGGCCGGCATCGGGCCCGAAGACCTGAGCCTGGCCGAGGTCTACGACCTGTCGACCGCCTTGGAGCTGGACTGGTATGAGCATTTGGGGCTGTGCGCCAAGGGCGAGGCCGAGCAGTTGCTGCGCAGCGGCGCGACGGCGATCGGCGGTCGCGTGCCGGTCAACCCCTCCGGCGGACTGGCGTGCTTCGGCGAGGCGATCCCGGCGCAGGCGATCGCGCAGGTCTGCGAGCTGACCTGGCAGCTGCGCGGGCAGGCCACCGGCCGGCAGGTGGAGGGGGCGACCGTCGGCGTCACCGCCAACCAGGGCCTGTTCGGCCACGGCTCGTCGGTGATCGTCGCGCGCTAG
- a CDS encoding DNA polymerase ligase N-terminal domain-containing protein: MSLSEYRRKRPSGRSPEPSGRKGRKRSGRPSFVIQHHAARSDHYDFRLEIDGVLVSWAVPKGPSTNPKDKRMARRTEDHPLEYATFEGVIPRGEYGAGGVIVWDRGSYTNAGDREMTEGLARGHLSFVLHGEKLRGGYALTRIRGGKQETWLLVKRKDEGADARRKPVKSQPESVLSGRTLDDLS, encoded by the coding sequence ATGTCCTTGAGCGAGTACCGGCGCAAACGACCTTCCGGGCGCAGCCCGGAGCCGTCGGGGCGGAAGGGACGAAAGCGCTCTGGCAGGCCGAGCTTCGTCATCCAGCACCACGCGGCGCGCAGCGATCATTACGACTTCCGTCTCGAGATCGACGGTGTGCTGGTGTCCTGGGCGGTGCCCAAGGGGCCGTCGACAAACCCGAAGGACAAGCGGATGGCGCGCCGCACCGAGGATCACCCGCTGGAATACGCCACATTCGAGGGGGTTATACCGCGCGGCGAGTACGGGGCCGGCGGCGTCATCGTCTGGGACCGCGGCAGCTACACCAACGCTGGGGATCGCGAGATGACGGAGGGCCTTGCGCGCGGCCACCTTTCGTTCGTTTTGCACGGCGAGAAGCTGCGCGGCGGCTACGCGCTGACCAGGATCCGGGGCGGCAAGCAGGAGACCTGGTTGTTGGTCAAACGCAAGGACGAGGGCGCCGACGCGCGACGCAAACCCGTGAAGAGCCAACCCGAATCCGTGCTGTCCGGACGGACGTTGGACGACCTGTCGTGA
- the coaE gene encoding dephospho-CoA kinase, translated as MLRIGLTGGIGAGKSVLSATFAQCGGIIVDGDVISREVVEPGTEGLAALVDAFGDGILLPDGALDRPALAAKAFRDDESRQKLNGIVHPLVGKRRAEIIAAVHEDAVVVEDIPLLVESGMAPLFPLVVIVHADVEVRLRRLIEQRGMPEEDARARIAAQASDEQRRAVADIWLDNSGTQADLIQRAHDVWNNRVVPFAHNLAQRQVAKAPARLVPADPTWPEQAQRIINRLKTACGQRALRVDHIGSTAVPGYDAKDVIDIQITVESLTVADELAEPLLSAGYPRLEHITADVAHGSDPSLWHKRFHASADPGRPTNVHIRVDGWPNQRFALLFVDWLKANAGVREDYLAVKRAAENAAQYAEAKEPWFLDAYRRAREWADSTGWQP; from the coding sequence ATGCTGCGCATCGGGCTCACCGGTGGCATCGGCGCCGGCAAGTCGGTGCTGTCCGCCACCTTCGCGCAATGCGGCGGGATCATCGTCGACGGCGACGTCATCTCGCGCGAGGTGGTCGAGCCCGGCACCGAGGGCCTCGCGGCGCTAGTCGACGCGTTTGGGGACGGCATCCTGCTTCCCGACGGGGCGCTGGACCGTCCGGCGTTGGCCGCCAAGGCTTTCCGCGACGACGAGTCGCGCCAGAAGCTCAATGGCATCGTGCACCCGCTGGTGGGCAAGCGGCGCGCGGAGATCATCGCGGCGGTGCACGAGGACGCGGTGGTCGTCGAAGACATTCCGCTGCTGGTGGAATCGGGGATGGCGCCGCTGTTCCCGTTGGTGGTCATCGTGCACGCCGACGTCGAGGTGCGGCTGCGGCGACTAATCGAACAGCGGGGCATGCCCGAAGAGGACGCCCGCGCCCGCATCGCCGCCCAGGCCAGCGACGAGCAACGCCGCGCCGTCGCCGACATCTGGCTGGATAACTCGGGCACGCAAGCGGATTTGATTCAGCGGGCGCACGACGTGTGGAACAACCGCGTCGTGCCGTTCGCGCACAACCTCGCGCAACGTCAGGTCGCCAAGGCGCCGGCGCGGCTGGTGCCGGCCGACCCGACCTGGCCGGAGCAGGCGCAGCGCATCATCAACCGGTTGAAGACGGCGTGCGGCCAGCGGGCGTTGCGCGTCGACCACATCGGATCCACCGCCGTCCCCGGCTATGACGCCAAGGACGTCATCGACATCCAGATCACCGTCGAATCCCTTACGGTGGCAGACGAACTCGCTGAACCGTTGCTTTCCGCCGGGTATCCCCGCCTGGAACACATCACCGCCGACGTTGCCCACGGAAGCGATCCGTCGTTGTGGCACAAGCGGTTTCACGCGTCGGCGGATCCCGGCCGGCCGACGAACGTGCATATTCGGGTGGACGGTTGGCCCAATCAGCGGTTCGCGCTGCTCTTCGTCGACTGGCTTAAGGCCAACGCCGGGGTGCGGGAGGACTATCTGGCCGTCAAGCGCGCGGCCGAGAATGCGGCCCAGTACGCCGAAGCCAAGGAGCCGTGGTTTCTCGATGCCTACCGGCGGGCGCGCGAGTGGGCCGACTCAACCGGATGGCAGCCCTAG
- a CDS encoding Zn-ribbon domain-containing OB-fold protein: MPEVTSQQPAIDGWFATDEDGRTHLIGSKCPQCGTYVFPPRENNCPNPACSSDALESVALSTRGTLWSYTENRYPPPAPYPAPEDFEPFAIAAVELANEGIIVLGKVVEGTLAADLKVGMEMELTTMPLFTDDEGVQRIVHAWRRADDDAERSDEEERHK, encoded by the coding sequence GTGCCCGAGGTCACCAGTCAACAACCCGCGATCGACGGATGGTTCGCCACCGACGAGGACGGCCGTACGCATCTGATCGGCAGCAAGTGCCCGCAGTGCGGCACCTACGTGTTCCCGCCCCGCGAGAACAACTGCCCCAACCCGGCGTGCAGCAGCGACGCCCTGGAGTCCGTCGCGTTGTCCACCCGCGGAACGCTGTGGAGCTACACCGAAAACCGGTATCCCCCGCCGGCCCCCTACCCCGCGCCGGAGGACTTCGAGCCGTTCGCGATCGCCGCGGTGGAACTCGCCAACGAGGGAATCATCGTGCTGGGCAAGGTGGTTGAGGGCACGCTGGCGGCCGACCTGAAGGTGGGCATGGAGATGGAGCTGACCACCATGCCGCTGTTCACCGACGACGAGGGCGTGCAACGGATCGTGCACGCGTGGAGGCGTGCCGACGACGATGCAGAGCGCAGCGATGAGGAGGAGCGGCACAAATGA
- a CDS encoding Fpg/Nei family DNA glycosylase: MPELPDVEGFRRELATTLPGRRIDHVEVHDPGILRNSTAPALGRALRGHRFAAPRRHGKWLILPTDGPVLLIHGGMTGHPYYAADGAEPIGYERLVLALDEGELRYADLRKLRGVWLARDDDDVADVTGPQGPDALGIGLRAFRDVLDGRSGRLKPTLMDQSVIAGLGNLLTDEICWRARIAPRRPVAELDADEVRGLHGALTQVLRTSVRHGRVPGLSRWLTGARDEPDPTCPRCGTRLQHGRINGRTSWWCLRCQPR; the protein is encoded by the coding sequence GTGCCTGAACTGCCTGACGTGGAAGGGTTTCGGCGCGAGCTGGCCACGACGCTGCCCGGTCGCCGGATCGACCACGTCGAAGTCCACGATCCCGGCATCCTGCGCAACAGCACCGCCCCGGCGCTCGGACGCGCGCTGCGCGGCCATCGCTTCGCGGCCCCGCGCCGGCACGGCAAGTGGCTGATCCTGCCGACCGACGGCCCGGTGCTGCTGATCCATGGCGGGATGACCGGCCACCCGTACTACGCGGCCGACGGTGCCGAGCCCATCGGATACGAGCGGCTGGTGCTGGCCCTGGACGAGGGCGAACTGCGCTACGCCGACCTGCGCAAGCTGCGCGGGGTGTGGCTGGCCCGCGACGACGACGACGTCGCCGACGTGACGGGACCGCAGGGCCCCGACGCGCTGGGCATTGGCCTGCGCGCGTTCCGCGACGTGCTCGACGGCCGGTCCGGGCGGCTCAAGCCGACGCTGATGGATCAGTCCGTGATCGCCGGGCTCGGCAATCTGCTCACCGACGAGATCTGTTGGCGGGCCCGCATCGCCCCGAGACGCCCGGTGGCCGAGCTGGATGCCGACGAGGTGCGCGGATTGCACGGCGCGCTCACGCAGGTGCTGCGCACCTCGGTGCGGCATGGCCGGGTGCCCGGCCTGTCGCGGTGGCTCACCGGGGCGCGTGACGAGCCGGACCCGACCTGCCCGCGCTGCGGCACCCGCCTGCAACACGGGCGCATCAACGGTCGAACGTCCTGGTGGTGCCTCCGATGTCAGCCGCGCTGA